In Luxibacter massiliensis, a single genomic region encodes these proteins:
- a CDS encoding nucleotidyltransferase domain-containing protein — protein sequence MSQDLMNILQQYVKELQKLYGSGLSAVILYGSYARGDFRADSDIDIMILVDMTDEEISQRGHVLSDLTFEYNFDYELMIMPIVKNKDHFEKWLRAYPFYNNIKKEGVELYAA from the coding sequence ATGTCTCAGGATTTGATGAACATTCTTCAGCAATATGTAAAAGAGTTGCAGAAACTATATGGATCTGGGTTAAGCGCGGTCATTTTATATGGCTCTTATGCCAGAGGAGATTTTCGTGCGGACTCGGATATTGACATTATGATACTGGTTGATATGACAGATGAAGAAATTTCGCAAAGAGGACATGTCCTTTCTGATCTTACATTTGAGTATAATTTTGATTATGAATTGATGATTATGCCAATCGTAAAGAACAAGGACCATTTTGAAAAATGGCTTCGGGCGTATCCATTCTACAATAATATCAAAAAGGAAGGGGTAGAACTTTATGCAGCCTGA
- a CDS encoding alpha/beta fold hydrolase, which produces MATKILVHGSGHKATSWDKIISYMGDNEDIVCPNLSSILEGKEASYENLYSVFVKYCNEIDGHIHLCGLSLGGILTLNYTLDFPQKVKTLVLIGTPYKVPKLAFSFQNIIFRFLPKSIFETMAFDKKNTFALGNTMKNLDFSNRVKSIECPTLVLCGKKDSANIKSAHFLAQNIKNAELEIIEDTGHVVNEENPEVLAQILTEFYSKNDF; this is translated from the coding sequence ATGGCAACAAAAATTTTAGTTCACGGATCAGGACACAAAGCAACAAGTTGGGATAAAATAATTTCATACATGGGAGACAATGAAGATATAGTATGTCCAAATCTATCCTCCATCCTCGAAGGGAAAGAGGCGAGTTATGAAAACCTGTATTCTGTATTTGTAAAATATTGCAACGAAATTGATGGACATATTCATTTATGCGGTCTTTCATTAGGTGGTATTTTGACATTAAACTATACTCTTGATTTTCCGCAGAAAGTAAAAACATTGGTTTTAATTGGAACACCATATAAAGTCCCGAAGCTGGCTTTTAGTTTTCAAAATATAATCTTCAGATTTTTGCCAAAATCTATTTTTGAAACGATGGCCTTTGATAAAAAGAATACATTTGCTTTAGGGAATACTATGAAGAACTTAGATTTCAGCAATAGAGTTAAAAGTATTGAATGTCCCACTTTAGTCCTTTGTGGAAAGAAAGATAGTGCAAACATAAAATCAGCGCATTTTTTGGCGCAAAATATTAAAAATGCAGAATTGGAAATTATTGAGGATACAGGTCATGTGGTAAATGAGGAAAATCCAGAAGTTTTAGCTCAAATTTTAACTGAGTTTTATTCAAAAAATGATTTTTGA
- a CDS encoding transposon-encoded TnpW family protein, with product MAEQNGTPQSPDSVITTQRDGQTIVAELFFNHSGTETFRDKLLKVILADSLQDGQEPEKTKITR from the coding sequence ATGGCAGAACAGAACGGGACACCTCAATCCCCCGACAGTGTTATCACGACACAGAGGGACGGACAGACCATCGTTGCGGAGTTGTTTTTCAACCACAGCGGCACAGAAACATTCCGCGACAAGCTGCTCAAAGTGATACTTGCCGACAGCTTGCAGGACGGTCAAGAGCCGGAAAAAACGAAAATCACGCGATAG
- a CDS encoding PcfB family protein gives MQEEVTQKTIALYVKVGKGAARLTEQALQKAIQKFLEQKSKPAHGKQTMRQLMKQNAGVSNIEITDSNIKAFESTAKKYNIDFSLKKVKGEQTRYLVFFKGRDADVMTAAFQEFSAKKLNREKKPSIRKALAAAKDKAKQLNAARDKVKKMDRGREI, from the coding sequence TTGCAGGAGGAAGTAACCCAAAAAACGATTGCCCTATACGTCAAAGTGGGAAAAGGCGCGGCGCGGCTTACCGAACAGGCGTTACAGAAAGCAATCCAAAAGTTTTTGGAGCAGAAAAGCAAACCCGCGCATGGGAAACAGACCATGCGGCAGCTTATGAAGCAGAACGCGGGTGTTTCCAACATCGAGATCACCGACAGCAATATTAAAGCCTTTGAGAGTACGGCGAAGAAATACAACATAGATTTTTCGCTAAAAAAGGTTAAGGGCGAGCAGACCCGTTACCTTGTGTTTTTCAAAGGCCGGGACGCGGACGTTATGACCGCAGCGTTTCAAGAGTTTTCCGCAAAGAAGCTGAACCGGGAGAAAAAGCCCTCTATCCGCAAAGCCCTTGCCGCTGCAAAGGACAAGGCGAAGCAGCTTAACGCCGCCCGCGACAAGGTAAAGAAAATGGACAGGGGGCGCGAGATATGA
- a CDS encoding DUF3847 domain-containing protein, with amino-acid sequence MTTHDETERKKREELQAEIEDGKKKIRQLENREKVLRQKLSQEERRTRSHRLIVRGAVFESIVPEAKTMTDEEAAAFLRLALTSEEARGYLKKRTEGGKSE; translated from the coding sequence GTGACCACCCATGACGAAACCGAGAGAAAAAAACGCGAGGAATTGCAAGCCGAGATTGAGGACGGGAAGAAGAAAATCCGGCAGCTTGAAAATCGGGAAAAGGTGTTGCGGCAAAAGTTATCCCAAGAGGAACGCAGGACGCGCAGCCATCGGCTGATCGTCCGGGGTGCGGTCTTTGAGAGCATTGTGCCAGAAGCAAAGACCATGACCGACGAAGAAGCCGCCGCCTTTCTCCGGCTTGCCCTGACGAGCGAGGAAGCGCGGGGCTATCTGAAAAAACGCACCGAGGGCGGGAAAAGCGAATAA
- a CDS encoding P-loop NTPase family protein — protein MRTGLPKQKKVTDIWFDEKDPLIHIRTHNTDLKKRLAAYAEQHPDVCRQTDADPETGCMEFDIEKGRFSFRLTAPYSEERREAARRYARESNVADRLK, from the coding sequence ATGCGAACAGGGCTTCCCAAGCAAAAAAAGGTCACAGACATCTGGTTTGATGAGAAAGACCCGTTGATCCATATCCGTACCCACAACACCGACTTGAAGAAGCGGCTTGCCGCCTATGCCGAGCAGCACCCCGATGTGTGCCGCCAGACCGACGCAGACCCGGAAACGGGCTGCATGGAGTTTGACATTGAGAAAGGCCGCTTCTCTTTCCGTCTGACCGCCCCATACAGCGAGGAACGGCGGGAAGCGGCGCGGCGGTATGCCAGAGAGAGCAACGTCGCCGACAGGCTGAAATAG
- a CDS encoding recombinase family protein: MNDYNKITALYSRLSVGDEDRDGGESNSIQNQKIFLENYARGQRLTNIRHYIDDDESGRFFDRSAYSRMMEDVENGKIGVCIMKDLTRWGRDYLQVGNAMEIFRRNNVRFIAVNNGIDSEKPDTLEFAPFINIMSEWYAKDISKKVKTGIKTKGMSGKPIATEAPYGYVKDPDNKDFWIIDEEAAEVVRLIFRLFIGGKNRNQIAVYLKNEQIPTPTFYMKDRGRGTCKNKALNEDNRYKWNKATLTHILTRQEYCGDVVNFKTTKHFRDKRNHYVDRSQWQITENVHEPIIDRADFETAQRILENAPVRRPNGDGEIHPLSGLLFCKDCGAKMHIRIDYRNGGKRHVAYCSEYHKGKAKNPKCHSPHIIDADLLMQTVAEVLKKIEDYSISNRAEFEALVKKSLAMQQTDQTKKQQKRIPQITTRLEQIDKVLNKLYEDNALGTIPQDRYEQMSQKYSEEYYTLKTELAGLQEQLSAYENAGGRAQKFLKLTERHAAFTDLTPAILNEFISRIEVHERDQKRARYAIQHISIYFNYIGRFENEVTQLTEPTEQEIRQMREKIEEAQKEKSRAYHRQYSREYRARNLEKRREYDRMKAREYRAKKKAQEAAAAPAQ, encoded by the coding sequence ATGAATGATTACAACAAAATCACAGCCCTTTACTCCCGTCTTTCCGTAGGGGACGAGGACAGGGACGGCGGCGAGAGCAACAGCATACAGAACCAGAAAATCTTTTTGGAGAACTACGCCAGAGGGCAGCGGCTGACGAATATCCGGCACTACATCGACGACGATGAAAGCGGCAGATTTTTTGACCGTTCTGCCTACTCCCGCATGATGGAGGACGTTGAAAACGGGAAAATCGGCGTTTGCATTATGAAAGACCTTACCCGCTGGGGGCGCGACTATCTCCAAGTCGGCAACGCTATGGAGATATTCAGACGGAACAACGTGCGTTTTATCGCGGTCAACAACGGCATTGACAGCGAGAAGCCCGACACATTGGAGTTTGCGCCCTTTATCAACATCATGTCGGAGTGGTACGCAAAGGACATCAGCAAGAAAGTGAAAACGGGCATTAAGACCAAAGGCATGAGCGGAAAGCCGATTGCCACCGAAGCCCCCTACGGCTATGTCAAAGACCCGGACAACAAGGATTTTTGGATAATCGACGAGGAAGCCGCCGAGGTTGTGCGCCTTATTTTCCGTTTGTTTATCGGCGGGAAGAACCGCAACCAAATCGCCGTATATCTGAAAAACGAGCAAATCCCTACCCCCACTTTCTACATGAAAGACCGGGGACGGGGAACGTGTAAAAACAAGGCGCTCAATGAGGATAACCGCTACAAGTGGAACAAAGCCACCTTGACCCATATCCTTACGCGGCAGGAGTATTGCGGCGATGTAGTCAACTTCAAGACTACAAAGCATTTCCGGGACAAGCGGAACCACTATGTAGACCGGAGCCAATGGCAGATAACCGAAAATGTGCATGAGCCGATTATTGACCGCGCCGACTTTGAAACCGCACAGCGGATTTTGGAAAACGCGCCCGTCAGACGCCCCAACGGGGACGGGGAAATCCACCCTTTGTCGGGCTTGCTTTTCTGTAAGGATTGCGGCGCAAAAATGCACATCCGCATAGATTACAGAAACGGCGGCAAGCGGCACGTTGCCTATTGCAGCGAGTACCACAAGGGGAAAGCCAAAAACCCCAAGTGCCATTCCCCACACATCATTGACGCTGACTTGCTTATGCAGACCGTCGCGGAAGTGCTGAAGAAAATCGAGGACTACTCTATCAGCAACCGGGCGGAGTTTGAAGCCTTAGTGAAAAAGAGCCTTGCCATGCAGCAGACCGACCAGACCAAGAAACAGCAGAAACGTATCCCGCAAATCACGACACGCCTTGAACAGATTGACAAGGTGCTGAATAAGCTCTATGAGGACAACGCCCTCGGCACTATCCCGCAAGACCGCTATGAGCAAATGTCGCAGAAGTATTCGGAAGAATACTACACACTGAAAACGGAGCTTGCGGGACTCCAAGAGCAGCTATCCGCTTATGAGAACGCGGGAGGGCGGGCGCAGAAGTTTTTGAAGCTGACGGAACGCCATGCCGCCTTTACCGACCTCACCCCCGCCATTCTCAACGAGTTTATCAGCAGGATTGAAGTGCATGAGCGCGACCAGAAAAGGGCGAGATACGCAATCCAGCACATCAGCATATATTTCAACTATATCGGCAGGTTTGAGAACGAAGTGACACAGCTTACAGAGCCAACGGAGCAGGAAATCCGGCAAATGCGGGAGAAAATCGAGGAAGCCCAAAAGGAAAAGAGCCGCGCCTACCACCGGCAGTATTCAAGGGAGTACCGGGCGCGTAACCTTGAAAAGCGACGGGAGTATGACCGCATGAAAGCACGGGAATACCGGGCAAAGAAAAAGGCACAGGAAGCCGCCGCAGCACCCGCACAGTAA
- a CDS encoding RNA polymerase sigma factor has protein sequence MPTDQYLERLMQEYGDSIFRMCYLYLKDYHLAEDAVQETFIKAMKSYDSFAHKSSEKTWLIRIAINTCKNIMRNRWFQIIQNNLEDHIEKIGDNPIEEMLEKTSVSEAIMRLNANDRQIILLYYYQNLSVREIAKIIGKSENATIQRLNRARIRLKGNLVEVGYE, from the coding sequence ATGCCGACAGATCAATATTTAGAAAGACTGATGCAGGAATATGGAGACAGCATTTTCCGTATGTGCTATTTATATCTAAAAGATTACCACCTTGCCGAAGACGCTGTTCAGGAAACTTTCATTAAAGCAATGAAATCATATGATTCGTTTGCGCATAAATCGAGTGAAAAAACATGGCTAATACGAATTGCGATAAATACCTGCAAAAATATCATGAGAAACCGGTGGTTTCAAATAATTCAAAATAATCTGGAAGATCATATAGAGAAAATCGGCGATAATCCAATAGAAGAGATGTTGGAAAAAACCAGTGTTTCAGAGGCTATCATGCGACTGAATGCGAACGACAGACAAATCATCCTATTGTACTATTATCAAAATCTGTCTGTCAGAGAAATTGCCAAAATAATCGGTAAATCTGAAAACGCTACGATACAGCGTCTCAACAGAGCGAGAATAAGGCTAAAGGGAAATTTAGTGGAGGTAGGGTATGAATGA
- a CDS encoding DUF6017 domain-containing protein, giving the protein MAVFRVERNTGYTVMSNHHLRNKELSLKAKGLLSQMLSLPEDWDYTLAGLSHINREKIDAIREAVKELEKAGYIVRSRERDEKGRLRGADYVIYEQPQPREPEAATSGGQPPILDLPTLENPTLDNPTLEKPTQEKPTLENPTQLNKDILSKEQSITDLSSTDSIPFHSLNPLPFAHGEAATPPERKRTEAKSNSAVEIYREIIKDNIEYDHLIQNCKIDKDRLDEIVDLMLETVCTARKTIRIAGDDYPAELVKSKFLKLNSSHIEFVLDCMRENTTKVRNIKQYLKAVLFNAPSTIDSYYTALVNHDLYGGE; this is encoded by the coding sequence ATGGCAGTTTTCAGAGTGGAGCGAAATACGGGATATACCGTTATGAGCAACCACCACTTGCGAAACAAGGAATTGTCCTTAAAGGCAAAGGGCTTGTTGTCGCAAATGCTTTCGCTGCCCGAAGATTGGGATTATACCCTTGCGGGCTTATCCCATATCAACCGGGAGAAGATCGACGCAATCCGCGAAGCGGTAAAGGAACTCGAAAAAGCCGGATATATCGTGCGCAGCCGGGAGCGCGACGAAAAGGGACGCTTGCGGGGCGCAGATTACGTCATATACGAGCAGCCGCAGCCGCGAGAGCCGGAAGCAGCTACCAGCGGCGGACAGCCGCCTATATTGGATTTACCTACATTGGAAAATCCAACATTGGATAATCCAACGTTGGAAAAACCTACGCAGGAAAAACCTACGTTGGAAAATCCAACGCAATTAAATAAAGATATATTAAGTAAAGAACAATCAATTACTGATTTATCAAGTACCGATTCCATTCCTTTCCATTCCCTAAACCCCTTGCCCTTTGCGCATGGCGAAGCGGCTACGCCGCCGGAAAGGAAAAGAACGGAAGCGAAAAGCAATAGCGCAGTAGAGATTTACAGGGAGATTATCAAGGACAATATCGAATACGACCATCTCATTCAAAACTGCAAAATTGACAAAGACCGTTTGGACGAGATTGTTGACCTTATGCTGGAAACCGTCTGCACAGCCCGAAAGACAATCCGTATTGCCGGGGACGACTACCCCGCCGAATTGGTGAAATCCAAGTTTTTGAAGCTGAACAGCAGCCATATTGAGTTTGTTTTGGATTGCATGAGGGAGAACACAACCAAAGTGCGCAACATCAAGCAGTATCTAAAAGCGGTGCTGTTCAACGCGCCGAGTACCATTGACAGCTACTATACCGCCCTTGTCAATCACGACTTATACGGCGGCGAATGA
- a CDS encoding methyltransferase domain-containing protein — MNNNLSRFADSKVYFQCPICTKSMDIQGNSLICRHGHCFDISRYGYVNLLLKSSPKTNYSKRSFDNRHQILEYGMYDVVLEKIIQFISDTPSIRNILDVGCGEGFYARQIQQRTERNIFAFDLSREAIQIASKKDKRKAVKWFVTDLSKIPLKDGSMDCILDIFSPAHYKEFQRLLSPNGYVVKVIPTKNHLREIRTKVQAHLKNPDYSNESVVEYFEKYLKTISRETVSATVQLSSEQRMSFIEMTPLLFCVEKDCVDWRTLTHLTIEADVLIGMY, encoded by the coding sequence ATGAATAATAATTTATCACGCTTTGCAGACAGCAAGGTTTATTTTCAATGCCCAATTTGCACAAAATCAATGGATATACAAGGCAATAGCCTAATTTGTAGACATGGACATTGCTTTGATATTTCAAGATATGGGTATGTAAATTTGTTGTTAAAATCATCGCCCAAAACCAACTACAGCAAGCGGTCTTTTGACAACCGGCACCAAATTTTGGAGTATGGCATGTATGATGTTGTGTTGGAGAAAATCATACAGTTTATTTCTGATACGCCATCTATAAGAAACATTTTAGATGTTGGTTGCGGCGAGGGTTTCTATGCAAGGCAGATACAGCAAAGAACAGAACGAAACATCTTTGCCTTTGACTTGTCAAGGGAGGCAATACAGATTGCATCAAAAAAAGACAAGCGCAAAGCAGTGAAGTGGTTTGTTACTGACTTATCAAAAATCCCTTTGAAAGACGGAAGTATGGATTGTATTTTAGACATATTTTCGCCTGCACACTACAAAGAATTTCAGCGATTGCTATCTCCTAACGGATATGTTGTGAAAGTAATTCCTACGAAAAATCATTTGAGGGAAATCAGGACTAAAGTGCAAGCACACTTGAAAAATCCAGATTATTCAAATGAGTCTGTCGTTGAATATTTTGAGAAATATCTTAAAACCATTTCAAGAGAAACGGTTTCAGCCACCGTACAGTTGTCATCAGAACAAAGAATGTCGTTTATTGAAATGACGCCGCTTCTCTTTTGCGTTGAAAAAGATTGCGTTGATTGGCGTACTCTCACACATTTGACAATCGAAGCTGATGTTTTAATAGGAATGTATTAA
- a CDS encoding XRE family transcriptional regulator, translated as MLISLANELDTSVSILLGETVPEHDLKETDLKSISEKLESINLQFAKRSRMRIRLIRYLLLALCVLIAVGFIAFAAMHGEYLDWDYSNPEYAVAGTILHGVEFLFVRLAPFVFIGSIIGIIFTYKKR; from the coding sequence ATGCTGATCTCCTTAGCAAACGAACTGGATACTTCTGTAAGCATACTGCTTGGAGAAACCGTACCGGAACACGACCTAAAGGAAACAGACCTAAAAAGCATTTCTGAAAAACTGGAAAGCATTAACCTCCAGTTTGCCAAAAGAAGCAGGATGCGGATCCGGCTGATCCGCTATCTGCTCCTTGCATTGTGTGTGCTTATAGCGGTAGGCTTTATTGCTTTTGCAGCGATGCACGGAGAATATCTGGACTGGGATTACAGCAATCCGGAATATGCAGTTGCAGGGACCATACTGCATGGCGTTGAATTTCTGTTTGTAAGATTGGCGCCTTTCGTCTTTATTGGTTCCATCATCGGGATCATATTCACATATAAAAAAAGATAA
- the mobQ gene encoding MobQ family relaxase: MPQQGAAPLAPLTRLSLHTHKNSIPAFGVCTIFAGFHFIREVIPIAIYHCNISIVSRGKGKSAVAAAAYRSGEKLTNEWDGMTHDYTRKGGVVHTEIMLPPHAPPSFSDRSTLWNSVELYEKAGNAQLAREIDAALPIELSREEQIRLVREYCSSQFVSRGMCVDYAIHDTGKGNPHCHIMLTMRPLDERGAWAAKSQKEYDLDENGERIRLPSGRYKTHKVDLTGWNDKGNALLWRKAWADISNAYLERAGSPERIDHRSNAERGIGEIPTVHMGVAACQMEKKGIATEKGELNRNIQKANRLIREIRAQIGKLKEWIADLFKAWETAPEQPQQSPGLANLLMKYLSVQREKSRKYSQRWQQQHTADELKTIAAAVNYLTEHGISTLDELDAALSSVSEQADTIRAGMKTAEKRMKELQKLIEYGKNYTEYKPIHDELKKLKNGWTSKRDKYEEAHRAELTLWNAASRYLHANLPKGTKSLPIAEWEKEYATLSGERTAEYTKLKETRAEVAELHNIRKCVDIALKADQPEQTRTKQHDLER; encoded by the coding sequence TTGCCGCAACAAGGGGCTGCACCCCTTGCGCCGCTTACGCGGCTATCCCTGCACACCCACAAAAACAGTATACCCGCCTTTGGCGTCTGTACCATTTTTGCGGGTTTTCATTTTATCCGGGAGGTGATACCCATAGCCATCTATCATTGTAATATCAGCATTGTCAGCCGGGGCAAGGGCAAATCAGCCGTTGCCGCAGCCGCCTACCGAAGCGGCGAAAAGCTGACAAATGAGTGGGACGGAATGACACACGACTACACCCGCAAAGGCGGTGTTGTCCATACGGAAATTATGCTGCCACCCCACGCCCCGCCCTCTTTCTCTGACCGTTCAACCTTGTGGAACAGCGTGGAGCTTTACGAGAAAGCCGGGAACGCCCAGCTTGCCAGAGAGATTGACGCGGCGCTCCCCATAGAGTTATCCAGAGAGGAACAGATCCGGCTTGTCCGGGAATACTGTTCCTCTCAATTTGTTTCCAGAGGAATGTGCGTTGATTATGCCATTCACGACACCGGCAAGGGCAATCCCCATTGTCACATCATGCTTACCATGCGCCCCCTTGACGAGCGCGGCGCATGGGCGGCAAAGTCCCAAAAGGAATATGACCTTGATGAAAACGGCGAGCGTATCCGCTTGCCAAGCGGCAGATACAAGACGCACAAAGTTGACCTGACCGGCTGGAACGACAAGGGCAACGCCCTCTTGTGGCGTAAGGCATGGGCGGATATTTCAAACGCCTACCTTGAACGAGCCGGAAGCCCGGAGCGTATCGACCACCGCAGCAACGCCGAGCGCGGCATTGGCGAGATACCCACCGTCCACATGGGCGTGGCGGCTTGCCAGATGGAGAAGAAAGGTATTGCCACCGAGAAAGGCGAACTGAACCGGAATATCCAAAAGGCAAACCGCCTTATACGGGAAATCCGAGCGCAGATTGGAAAGCTCAAAGAATGGATTGCCGACCTGTTCAAAGCGTGGGAAACCGCCCCGGAACAGCCGCAACAATCCCCCGGTCTTGCAAATCTGCTGATGAAGTATTTGAGCGTTCAGAGAGAAAAGAGCCGGAAGTATTCGCAGCGTTGGCAACAACAGCACACAGCCGATGAACTGAAAACCATAGCGGCAGCGGTCAACTATCTGACCGAGCATGGTATCTCTACCCTTGATGAGCTGGACGCAGCCCTTTCCTCTGTCAGCGAACAGGCCGACACTATCCGGGCGGGCATGAAAACCGCCGAGAAGCGCATGAAAGAATTACAAAAGCTGATTGAATACGGGAAGAACTACACCGAGTACAAGCCCATTCACGACGAGCTGAAAAAGCTGAAAAATGGCTGGACGAGCAAGCGCGACAAGTACGAGGAAGCCCACCGCGCCGAGCTTACGCTATGGAACGCAGCGAGCCGCTATCTCCATGCAAATCTGCCGAAAGGGACAAAGAGCTTGCCTATCGCTGAATGGGAAAAAGAGTACGCCACCCTCAGCGGGGAGAGAACAGCGGAATATACCAAGCTGAAAGAAACCCGCGCCGAGGTTGCCGAGCTGCACAATATCCGCAAGTGCGTTGATATTGCGCTGAAAGCCGACCAGCCGGAGCAGACCCGCACCAAGCAGCACGACTTAGAACGATGA
- a CDS encoding recombinase family protein: MSAKPLILLAFCRYRYHTSLFERPDFQRMMDDVEAGKVNCIVTKDLSRFGREHVMMDYYLEFLFPEKRVRYIAVAENEDTEKGLSDFVPFKNLFNEWFAKDTSRKVKAAFKAKFATGQRIGAYAPIGYRKHPEIKNKLIIDEETRWIVEKIFDLAIHGRGAASITRILIAEKVPTPGFINFQRDGTFANIYAGAPEEKSYAWTIAQVKSIMKDETYIGHTIHYRETNISFKNKRRIRKPQSEWVRVENTQEPIISEQVFRQVQEQIANRRRKCKDGTTQIFSGLVKCSDCGWSLSYGENRQNSKPYGHYHCSKYGQGTRQCSMHYIRYDVLYAYVLSRLQYWSGLVQHDEERLLKRLLNANDKGQAAARKKQAAELNKAEKRKAEVDTLFARMYEDWAAGRITEYNFSMLSGKYQSEQAELDTKIEQLQSAIATESQNAADAEKWIALMKECVNPTELTAELLNTLIEKIVVHEAVKGEDGSREQEVEIFYRFIGKID, translated from the coding sequence CTGTCCGCAAAACCATTGATTTTATTAGCTTTTTGCCGCTATCGCTATCACACCTCATTATTTGAACGCCCGGATTTTCAGCGCATGATGGACGATGTGGAAGCCGGAAAAGTAAACTGCATTGTCACGAAAGACCTTTCCCGTTTCGGGCGGGAACATGTGATGATGGACTACTATCTGGAATTTCTGTTCCCGGAAAAACGGGTGCGCTACATCGCCGTTGCGGAGAATGAGGACACAGAGAAAGGGCTTTCCGATTTTGTCCCGTTCAAAAACCTGTTCAATGAATGGTTTGCGAAAGATACAAGCCGCAAGGTAAAGGCCGCTTTCAAAGCAAAGTTTGCCACAGGACAGCGTATCGGCGCTTATGCTCCCATCGGGTACAGGAAACACCCGGAAATCAAAAACAAGCTGATAATCGACGAGGAAACCCGCTGGATAGTGGAGAAGATTTTTGACCTCGCCATTCATGGCAGAGGGGCGGCCAGTATCACAAGAATACTGATTGCGGAAAAGGTTCCCACGCCGGGATTTATCAACTTCCAGCGTGACGGGACTTTCGCAAACATCTATGCGGGTGCGCCAGAGGAAAAAAGCTACGCATGGACGATAGCGCAGGTCAAGAGCATTATGAAAGACGAAACCTATATCGGCCATACCATCCACTACCGGGAAACAAACATTTCCTTTAAGAACAAGCGGAGGATACGCAAGCCCCAAAGTGAATGGGTGCGGGTGGAGAACACGCAGGAGCCGATTATCAGCGAACAGGTTTTCCGGCAGGTACAGGAGCAGATAGCAAACCGCCGCAGAAAATGCAAGGACGGTACAACACAGATTTTTTCCGGATTGGTAAAATGTTCGGATTGCGGCTGGTCGTTGTCCTATGGGGAGAACAGGCAGAACAGCAAGCCTTACGGCCATTATCATTGTAGCAAGTACGGACAGGGCACACGCCAATGCTCCATGCATTATATCCGCTATGATGTGCTTTACGCCTATGTCCTCTCCCGTCTGCAATACTGGTCGGGGCTGGTACAGCATGATGAAGAACGGCTTTTGAAGCGGCTGTTAAACGCCAATGACAAGGGACAGGCCGCCGCAAGAAAGAAGCAAGCCGCAGAGTTGAACAAAGCGGAGAAGCGGAAAGCCGAAGTCGATACCCTGTTTGCCCGGATGTATGAGGACTGGGCGGCGGGGCGTATCACAGAATACAACTTCTCTATGCTGTCCGGGAAGTACCAGAGCGAACAGGCTGAACTGGACACAAAGATTGAACAGCTTCAATCCGCTATCGCCACTGAAAGCCAGAACGCCGCAGACGCAGAAAAATGGATTGCCTTGATGAAAGAGTGCGTCAATCCAACAGAACTGACCGCCGAACTTTTGAATACGCTGATTGAAAAAATCGTTGTCCATGAAGCGGTCAAAGGTGAGGACGGAAGCCGGGAACAGGAGGTAGAAATCTTCTACCGCTTTATCGGCAAAATTGATTAA